A window of the Halopseudomonas phragmitis genome harbors these coding sequences:
- the ettA gene encoding energy-dependent translational throttle protein EttA — protein sequence MAQYVYSMHRVSKVVPPKREILKDISLSFFPGAKIGVLGLNGAGKSTLLRIMAGVDTEIDGEARPMPGIKVGYLPQEPQLDASKSVREIVEEAVSEIKNAQARLDEVYAAYAEPDADFDALAAEQAKLEAILQAADGHNLERQLEVAADALRLPPWDAKIEHLSGGEKRRVALCRLLLSAPDMLLLDEPTNHLDADSVAWLERFLHDFPGTVVAITHDRYFLDNVAGWILELDRGHGIPFEGNYSQWLESKAARLEQEAKQEAAHAKAMKSELEWVRQGAKGRQAKSKARLARFEELQSQEFQKRSETNEIYIPAGPRLGDKVIEFKNVSKGFGDRVLIDDLSFSIPKGAIVGVIGGNGAGKSTLLRMITGKQQPDSGTIELGETVQIASVDQSRDNLDGNKTVWQQVSDGFDMIKVGNYEVPSRGYVGRFNFKGADQQKFVKDLSGGERGRLHLALTLKQGANVLLLDEPSNDLDVETLRALEEALLDFPGSAIVISHDRWFLDRIATHILSYEDDGKVTFFEGNYTEFEADRKKRLGEAATQPHRVRYKKLA from the coding sequence ATGGCTCAATACGTATATAGCATGCATCGGGTTAGCAAGGTTGTCCCCCCGAAGCGTGAAATTCTCAAAGACATTTCGCTGTCCTTCTTCCCTGGCGCCAAGATCGGTGTACTCGGCCTCAACGGCGCGGGCAAATCGACCCTGCTGCGGATTATGGCTGGGGTCGACACCGAAATCGACGGCGAAGCCCGGCCCATGCCCGGTATCAAGGTCGGCTACCTGCCCCAGGAGCCACAGCTCGACGCCAGCAAGAGCGTGCGCGAGATCGTTGAAGAAGCTGTGAGCGAGATCAAGAACGCCCAGGCTCGGCTCGATGAAGTCTACGCCGCCTACGCCGAACCGGACGCCGACTTCGACGCCCTGGCCGCCGAGCAGGCCAAACTCGAAGCCATCCTCCAAGCCGCCGACGGCCACAACCTTGAGCGCCAGCTGGAGGTCGCCGCTGACGCCCTGCGCCTGCCGCCGTGGGATGCCAAGATCGAGCACCTGTCCGGTGGTGAGAAACGTCGGGTAGCACTATGCCGCCTGCTGCTGTCGGCTCCTGACATGCTGCTGCTGGACGAACCGACCAACCACCTGGACGCCGACTCGGTGGCCTGGCTGGAGCGGTTCCTCCATGACTTCCCCGGCACCGTGGTGGCCATTACCCACGACCGTTACTTCCTCGACAACGTCGCCGGCTGGATTCTCGAACTCGACCGCGGCCACGGCATTCCGTTCGAAGGCAACTACTCGCAGTGGCTGGAATCCAAGGCCGCGCGCCTGGAGCAGGAAGCCAAGCAAGAGGCCGCCCATGCCAAGGCGATGAAATCCGAGCTGGAGTGGGTACGCCAAGGCGCCAAGGGCCGCCAGGCCAAGTCCAAGGCACGCCTTGCACGCTTTGAAGAGCTGCAATCGCAAGAATTCCAGAAACGCAGTGAAACCAACGAGATTTACATTCCGGCCGGCCCGCGCCTGGGTGACAAGGTCATCGAGTTCAAGAACGTCAGCAAAGGCTTCGGCGACCGGGTACTGATTGACGACCTGTCCTTCAGCATCCCCAAGGGTGCCATCGTCGGGGTGATCGGCGGCAACGGCGCCGGCAAATCGACCCTGCTGCGCATGATCACCGGCAAGCAGCAACCCGATTCCGGCACTATCGAACTTGGCGAGACCGTGCAGATCGCCAGCGTCGACCAGAGCCGCGACAACCTGGACGGCAACAAGACTGTCTGGCAGCAGGTGTCCGACGGCTTCGACATGATCAAAGTCGGCAACTATGAAGTGCCTTCGCGCGGCTATGTTGGCCGTTTCAACTTCAAGGGGGCCGACCAGCAGAAGTTCGTCAAGGATCTGTCCGGCGGGGAACGTGGCCGCCTGCACCTGGCCCTGACCCTGAAACAGGGTGCCAACGTACTGCTGCTTGACGAGCCGTCCAACGATCTTGACGTGGAAACCCTGCGTGCGCTGGAAGAAGCGCTGCTGGACTTCCCTGGCTCAGCCATCGTGATCTCCCACGACCGCTGGTTCCTGGACCGCATCGCCACTCATATCCTGTCCTACGAGGACGATGGCAAGGTGACCTTCTTCGAAGGCAACTACACCGAGTTCGAGGCTGACCGCAAGAAACGCCTGGGCGAAGCCGCCACCCAGCCGCACCGGGTACGCTATAAGAAGCTGGCCTGA
- the gdhA gene encoding NADP-specific glutamate dehydrogenase, with the protein MTDTLDACLAHLKLRDPDQPEFHQAAEEVLSSLWPFLEDNPKYLNNGIIERMLEPERVIMFRVPWVDDHGQVHVNRGFRVQMSSAIGPYKGGLRFHPSVNLGVLKFLAFEQVFKNALTSLPMGGGKGGSDFDPKGKSNAEVMRFCQSFMTELARHIGEDLDIPAGDIGVGAREIGFMYGQYKRLRNEFTSVLTGKGLSYGGSLVRPEATGFGCVYFAEQMLRQQGRGFSGQRVCISGSGNVAQFAALKVMELGGRVMSVSDSGGTLHFPDGMTEHQWQALMNLKNERRGRLEEFASEEGVEYLAGHRPWHLPCDIALPCATQNELNGDDARTLVANGCHCVAEGANMPSTLEAVDVFIEQRILFAPGKAANAGGVAVSGLEMSQNAMRLHWSAGEVDERLHSIMQSIHAACERYGKEEDGYINYVKGANIAGFVKVADAMLAQGVV; encoded by the coding sequence ATGACCGACACTCTGGATGCCTGCCTGGCTCACCTGAAGCTTCGCGACCCTGATCAACCGGAATTCCATCAGGCTGCCGAAGAGGTGCTCAGCAGTTTGTGGCCATTCCTTGAGGACAACCCCAAATACCTCAACAACGGCATTATCGAGCGGATGCTCGAGCCGGAACGGGTCATCATGTTCCGAGTACCATGGGTGGACGACCACGGCCAGGTCCATGTCAATCGCGGTTTCCGGGTCCAGATGAGCAGCGCTATCGGCCCCTACAAGGGCGGTCTGCGCTTCCACCCGTCGGTCAACCTTGGCGTACTCAAGTTCCTGGCTTTCGAACAGGTCTTCAAGAACGCCCTGACCAGCCTGCCAATGGGCGGCGGCAAGGGCGGCTCGGACTTCGATCCCAAGGGCAAGAGCAACGCCGAAGTAATGCGTTTTTGTCAGTCATTCATGACCGAACTGGCCCGCCACATCGGTGAGGATCTCGATATTCCGGCTGGCGATATCGGCGTGGGTGCCCGGGAAATCGGTTTCATGTACGGTCAGTACAAGCGTCTGCGCAACGAGTTCACCTCGGTATTGACCGGCAAGGGGCTGAGCTATGGCGGCAGTCTGGTACGTCCCGAGGCCACCGGCTTCGGCTGCGTGTACTTCGCCGAACAGATGCTCCGCCAGCAGGGGCGAGGCTTCAGCGGTCAGCGCGTCTGTATCTCCGGTTCCGGCAATGTGGCCCAGTTTGCCGCACTCAAGGTCATGGAGCTGGGTGGCCGGGTAATGTCGGTATCCGATTCCGGCGGCACCCTGCATTTCCCTGACGGCATGACCGAACACCAGTGGCAGGCGCTGATGAACCTGAAGAACGAACGGCGCGGCCGGCTCGAAGAGTTCGCCAGCGAGGAAGGCGTCGAGTACCTGGCCGGACACCGGCCCTGGCACCTGCCCTGCGACATCGCCCTGCCCTGCGCCACCCAGAACGAGCTCAATGGTGACGACGCCCGCACCCTGGTCGCCAACGGCTGCCACTGCGTAGCCGAAGGTGCCAACATGCCTTCGACGTTGGAAGCAGTCGACGTGTTCATTGAACAGCGTATTCTGTTCGCCCCGGGCAAGGCCGCCAACGCTGGCGGAGTCGCGGTCAGCGGTCTGGAAATGAGCCAGAACGCCATGCGTCTGCACTGGAGCGCCGGCGAAGTCGACGAGCGCCTGCACAGCATCATGCAGTCGATCCATGCTGCCTGTGAGCGCTATGGCAAGGAAGAAGATGGCTACATCAACTATGTCAAAGGCGCCAACATCGCCGGTTTCGTCAAGGTTGCCGACGCAATGCTTGCCCAAGGCGTGGTTTGA
- a CDS encoding PilZ domain-containing protein, with protein sequence MSDDRRRFTRIPFDAHTSLQQDDWCASVQLVDLSLRGLLTLQPADWQVQRGKAPFIAIIDLSEGSQIRMEVHLVHAEEGLLGFECLHIDLDSISHLRRLIALNLGDEALLERELAALI encoded by the coding sequence ATGAGCGACGACAGACGGCGCTTTACCCGCATTCCCTTCGATGCCCACACCAGTCTCCAGCAGGACGACTGGTGTGCCAGCGTTCAATTGGTCGACCTCTCGCTGCGCGGATTGCTGACCCTGCAACCGGCCGACTGGCAGGTACAGCGTGGCAAGGCTCCGTTCATCGCGATCATCGATCTGTCCGAAGGCAGCCAGATCCGCATGGAAGTGCATCTGGTCCACGCCGAGGAAGGCCTGCTGGGCTTCGAGTGCCTGCACATCGATCTCGACTCGATCAGTCACCTGCGCCGCCTGATCGCCCTCAACCTGGGCGATGAAGCACTGCTGGAGCGCGAACTGGCAGCACTTATCTAA
- the radA gene encoding DNA repair protein RadA — protein MAKQKRVYGCTECGATFSKWAGQCGECQAWNTLVETVVDTTPVGGSGGARSGNWAGQQAQVKTLAEVSTEEMPRQPSGSSELDRVLGGGLVAGSVVLIGGDPGIGKSTILLQTLCRLAQDMPALYVTGEESQQQVAMRARRLGLPEDRLKVMTETCIESIVATARHEQPKVMVVDSIQTIFTEQLQSAPGGVAQVRESAALLVRYAKQSGTAIFLVGHVTKEGALAGPRVLEHMVDTVLYFEGESDGRLRLLRAVKNRFGAVNELGVFAMTDKGLKEVANPSAIFLSRYEAPIPGSVVMSTWEGSRPMLVEVQALVDTSHLGNPRRVTLGLDQNRLAMLLAVLHRHGGVATYDQDVFVNVVGGVKVLETASDLALLAAVMSSLRSRPLPMDLMVFGELGLSGEIRPVPSGQERLKEAAKHGFKRAIIPAANAPKEAPKGMAVVAVTRLDQALSAIFE, from the coding sequence ATGGCCAAACAGAAACGTGTTTACGGGTGCACCGAGTGCGGTGCAACCTTCTCCAAATGGGCTGGGCAGTGTGGTGAGTGTCAAGCCTGGAATACTCTGGTTGAGACCGTAGTTGATACTACGCCGGTGGGCGGCTCGGGCGGTGCGCGTAGCGGCAACTGGGCTGGTCAGCAGGCCCAGGTCAAGACCCTGGCCGAGGTCTCAACTGAGGAAATGCCACGCCAGCCCAGCGGCTCTTCGGAGCTGGATCGGGTGCTAGGTGGTGGCTTGGTGGCTGGCTCGGTTGTACTGATTGGTGGTGATCCCGGAATCGGCAAGTCGACCATTTTGCTGCAGACGCTGTGCCGATTGGCTCAGGATATGCCGGCCTTGTACGTCACTGGCGAAGAGTCGCAGCAGCAGGTGGCGATGCGCGCGCGGCGTCTGGGGCTGCCGGAAGACCGGCTCAAGGTCATGACCGAGACCTGCATCGAAAGCATTGTCGCCACCGCTCGGCACGAGCAGCCGAAGGTGATGGTGGTCGATTCGATCCAGACCATTTTTACCGAGCAGTTGCAGTCGGCTCCCGGCGGCGTGGCCCAGGTGCGTGAGAGTGCGGCGCTGCTGGTGCGCTATGCCAAGCAGAGCGGCACGGCGATTTTTCTGGTCGGCCATGTGACTAAGGAGGGTGCGCTGGCCGGGCCGCGAGTGCTGGAGCACATGGTCGATACGGTGCTGTACTTCGAGGGCGAGTCCGATGGTCGGCTGCGGCTGTTGCGAGCAGTGAAGAACCGTTTTGGTGCGGTCAACGAGCTGGGCGTGTTCGCCATGACCGACAAGGGTCTGAAGGAAGTGGCCAATCCCTCGGCGATCTTTCTGTCGCGCTACGAGGCGCCGATTCCGGGCAGTGTGGTGATGTCTACCTGGGAAGGCTCGCGACCGATGCTGGTGGAGGTACAGGCGTTGGTCGATACCAGCCATCTGGGCAATCCACGCCGCGTCACTCTGGGGCTGGATCAGAACCGACTGGCTATGCTGCTAGCGGTCTTGCATCGCCACGGTGGAGTGGCGACCTACGATCAGGACGTGTTCGTCAACGTCGTCGGTGGGGTCAAGGTACTGGAAACTGCCTCGGATCTGGCGTTGCTGGCGGCGGTGATGTCGAGTCTGCGTAGCCGGCCACTGCCGATGGACTTGATGGTATTCGGCGAGTTGGGCCTGTCGGGTGAAATCCGGCCGGTGCCCAGTGGTCAGGAGCGTCTGAAGGAAGCCGCCAAACATGGTTTCAAGCGCGCCATCATCCCGGCCGCCAATGCCCCCAAGGAAGCACCCAAGGGCATGGCGGTAGTGGCGGTGACGCGACTGGATCAGGCCCTGTCGGCGATTTTCGAATAA
- a CDS encoding EAL domain-containing protein has translation MTSELTTAKPCKACQDREPLGFEFSMAFQPIINLHDQTLFAYEALVRGTDGAGAASILSQVNADNRYQFDQSCRVKAVELAARLNVPCHISINFLPNAVYQAATCIRATLEAAQRFNFPTNRLIFEITENEHLVDKQHLKNIIEEYRRQGFKTAIDDFGAGYSGLNLLAEFQPDIIKLDMALIRDIHKDRVRQAILIGILGFCRTLDIEVIAEGIETAEELAFLQDQGIQLFQGYLFARPGFEQLPAVIWPQSA, from the coding sequence ATGACGTCAGAGCTGACAACCGCCAAACCCTGCAAAGCCTGCCAGGATCGCGAACCACTGGGGTTCGAGTTTTCCATGGCCTTTCAGCCAATCATCAACCTGCATGATCAGACGCTGTTCGCCTACGAAGCCCTGGTGCGAGGTACTGACGGTGCTGGAGCAGCCAGCATTCTGTCACAGGTAAACGCCGATAACCGCTACCAGTTCGACCAGTCCTGCAGGGTCAAAGCCGTGGAGCTAGCAGCCCGGCTGAACGTTCCTTGTCACATCAGCATCAATTTTCTGCCCAATGCGGTGTATCAGGCAGCCACCTGTATCCGAGCCACCCTGGAAGCTGCACAACGCTTTAACTTCCCCACCAATAGGTTGATCTTTGAAATCACCGAAAATGAGCACCTGGTCGATAAGCAACACCTCAAGAACATCATTGAGGAATATCGGCGCCAAGGCTTCAAGACGGCAATTGACGACTTTGGTGCCGGCTATTCCGGGCTCAACCTGCTGGCCGAATTTCAGCCGGACATTATCAAACTGGACATGGCCCTGATTCGTGACATCCACAAGGACCGGGTCCGCCAAGCCATTCTCATCGGCATCCTCGGCTTTTGCCGTACGCTCGATATCGAAGTAATTGCCGAAGGTATTGAGACAGCGGAAGAACTCGCGTTCCTCCAGGACCAGGGTATTCAACTCTTTCAGGGCTATCTGTTTGCCCGTCCTGGCTTCGAGCAACTACCCGCGGTTATATGGCCACAATCTGCATGA
- the pap gene encoding polyphosphate:AMP phosphotransferase, whose product MTSKDKSAQKRRKAELENLREELLEAQFELRKTNKGPILVLITGNDFAGKAEVIYTFYEWLDPRFLHTRAFGLPQGIERRMPWLWRYWRTLPPTGELAFYLGSWYHQPLMRLSRGQISPTTFKRQMQEVTAFEQLLIDEGATLIKLWLQLSDSDTRKRADPALNQTVAMREWGDFSAADYEKVRSGAQYMEELTSTTEAPWIRVPSQDPQERDLRIGQILLQAIRQQLTSQPSQHPVYGWTASQNERLAALDYTLKQDKDHYQQQLSTLQQRLRQLVQHPKFARRSLLLVFEGTDAAGKGGTIRRITQCLDPRTLRVHGTRAPTEEERRLPYLWRFWRRIPAPGNVVVFDRSYYGRVLVERVEGFCTEPQWQRAYREINDFERQLADKGTLVIKFWLAITQDEQLQRFQAREGSPLKRYKLTDEDWRNRKQWPAYVQAMNDMIEHTSTQLASWHLIPAEDKRYARIQALNIVCDQLEAALK is encoded by the coding sequence ATGACCAGCAAGGATAAATCGGCACAAAAGCGGCGCAAGGCTGAGCTGGAAAACCTGCGAGAAGAATTGCTCGAAGCCCAGTTCGAGCTGCGCAAGACCAACAAGGGGCCGATTCTGGTCCTGATTACCGGCAACGACTTTGCCGGCAAGGCCGAAGTCATCTACACCTTCTACGAATGGCTTGACCCACGCTTTCTGCACACTCGGGCGTTTGGCCTGCCACAGGGTATCGAGCGGCGTATGCCCTGGCTGTGGCGCTACTGGCGGACTTTACCACCCACCGGCGAGCTGGCGTTCTACCTGGGTAGCTGGTACCACCAACCACTGATGCGTCTGAGCCGGGGGCAGATCAGCCCCACTACCTTCAAGCGCCAGATGCAGGAGGTGACCGCCTTCGAACAATTGCTGATTGACGAAGGCGCCACCCTGATCAAGCTGTGGCTGCAGTTGAGCGACAGCGATACTCGCAAGCGAGCCGACCCAGCCCTGAATCAAACCGTCGCCATGCGCGAATGGGGTGATTTCAGTGCCGCCGACTATGAAAAGGTTCGCAGTGGCGCGCAATACATGGAGGAACTGACCTCCACCACCGAAGCGCCCTGGATCCGCGTACCCAGCCAAGACCCTCAGGAACGCGATCTGCGCATAGGCCAGATCCTGCTCCAGGCGATCCGCCAGCAACTGACCAGCCAACCCAGTCAGCACCCGGTCTACGGCTGGACAGCCAGTCAGAATGAACGCCTGGCGGCGCTGGACTACACGCTCAAACAGGACAAAGACCACTACCAACAGCAACTCAGCACGCTGCAACAGCGTCTGCGGCAACTGGTCCAACACCCAAAATTCGCCCGCCGCAGCCTGCTGCTGGTGTTTGAAGGCACCGATGCTGCCGGCAAGGGCGGCACCATCCGGCGCATTACCCAGTGCCTGGACCCACGCACATTGCGGGTCCATGGTACCCGGGCACCAACCGAAGAGGAGCGCAGGCTGCCTTACCTGTGGCGTTTCTGGCGGCGCATTCCGGCACCAGGTAACGTAGTGGTATTCGATCGCAGCTACTATGGCCGGGTATTGGTCGAACGGGTTGAAGGCTTTTGCACAGAACCCCAATGGCAGCGGGCCTACCGGGAGATCAACGACTTTGAACGGCAACTGGCCGACAAGGGCACACTGGTGATCAAATTCTGGCTGGCCATCACTCAGGATGAACAGTTACAGCGCTTCCAGGCCCGCGAAGGCTCGCCGCTCAAACGCTACAAGCTGACCGATGAGGACTGGCGCAACCGCAAGCAATGGCCGGCCTATGTTCAGGCCATGAATGACATGATCGAGCACACCTCGACACAACTGGCCTCCTGGCACCTGATTCCGGCCGAAGACAAGCGCTACGCCCGCATCCAGGCCTTGAATATCGTCTGTGACCAGCTCGAAGCCGCCTTGAAATAA
- the mscL gene encoding large-conductance mechanosensitive channel protein MscL gives MKLLEEFKAFAMRGNVVDMAVGIIIGAAFGKVVSSFVSNIIMPPLGLLIGGVDFADLAVVLKEAEGEVAAVTLGYGAFIQSIVDFLIVAAAIFVAIKVMNSLKRKEEEAPPAAPPAPSNEEVLLGEIRDLLKQQKQG, from the coding sequence ATGAAATTACTGGAAGAATTCAAGGCTTTCGCGATGCGCGGCAATGTCGTCGACATGGCCGTGGGGATCATTATTGGTGCTGCCTTCGGCAAGGTGGTGTCCAGCTTTGTGTCCAACATCATCATGCCGCCGCTGGGACTACTGATCGGCGGTGTCGATTTTGCCGATCTGGCCGTTGTGCTCAAGGAAGCTGAGGGTGAAGTGGCCGCAGTGACCCTGGGTTACGGCGCATTCATCCAGAGTATTGTCGACTTTCTGATTGTCGCCGCGGCTATCTTCGTCGCAATCAAGGTTATGAACAGCCTCAAACGCAAGGAAGAAGAGGCTCCGCCCGCCGCACCACCGGCCCCGAGCAATGAAGAAGTACTGCTCGGCGAAATCCGCGACCTGCTCAAACAGCAAAAGCAGGGCTGA
- a CDS encoding methyltransferase, with protein sequence MQTCDTPFGALSLGRYPPTRNPTLQAFDAADQYLLQRLHEDGLGEQPILVINDAFGALAIALAKAGHRIHSWGDSWLAQRAMQDNLQANGLDADCVQFIDSQSLLPEHYQQVLLRIPKSLSLLESQLRHLHSRLQPQALVLAGAMIKHLPPSAGDLLARYIGPYQASLAWKKARLLCVRAQTDLNPPTSELNSHYPLPDTALQLHNLPGVFSRNQLDIGTRVLLPCIPRDLGNARVVDLGCGNGALGLFAAWHNPEIQPTFIDESYAAVASARKNFHQGFAGRSAQFLVSDGLTEVAPASAELILCNPPFHQQQVIGDEIALRLFKQSRQVLAPGGSLLVVGNRHLGYHIKLKRFFQRVEQLGSSAKFVAWRAWR encoded by the coding sequence ATGCAGACCTGTGACACCCCATTCGGCGCCCTGAGCCTTGGGCGCTATCCGCCTACCCGCAATCCGACCCTGCAGGCGTTCGATGCTGCCGACCAGTATCTGTTGCAACGTCTGCACGAAGATGGCCTGGGCGAGCAGCCAATACTGGTCATCAACGACGCTTTCGGCGCACTGGCTATAGCGCTGGCTAAAGCCGGTCACCGGATTCACAGCTGGGGCGATTCCTGGCTGGCCCAACGGGCCATGCAGGACAACCTCCAGGCCAATGGCCTTGACGCTGACTGCGTGCAGTTCATCGACAGCCAAAGCCTGCTGCCCGAGCATTACCAGCAGGTGTTGCTGCGCATTCCCAAGAGCCTGAGCCTGCTTGAGTCGCAACTGCGCCACCTGCACAGTCGACTCCAGCCCCAGGCTCTGGTACTGGCTGGCGCCATGATCAAGCACCTGCCGCCCAGCGCCGGTGACTTGCTGGCCCGCTACATCGGCCCCTACCAGGCCTCGCTGGCCTGGAAGAAGGCCCGGCTGCTATGTGTCCGGGCTCAGACCGATCTCAACCCGCCAACCAGCGAACTGAACAGCCATTACCCGTTGCCCGACACAGCGCTACAGTTGCACAACCTGCCTGGAGTGTTTTCCCGCAACCAGCTTGATATCGGCACCCGGGTACTGCTGCCCTGCATTCCCCGGGATCTGGGCAACGCCCGGGTCGTTGACCTGGGTTGCGGCAACGGCGCGCTGGGGCTATTCGCGGCCTGGCACAACCCTGAAATTCAGCCAACCTTCATCGATGAGTCCTACGCCGCTGTAGCCTCGGCCCGGAAAAACTTTCACCAGGGCTTCGCCGGTCGCTCAGCGCAGTTTCTGGTCAGCGACGGCCTGACCGAAGTCGCTCCGGCCAGTGCCGAGCTGATCCTGTGCAACCCACCTTTCCACCAACAGCAGGTGATCGGCGATGAAATCGCCCTGCGCCTGTTCAAACAAAGCCGTCAGGTTCTGGCACCGGGTGGCAGTTTGCTGGTGGTCGGCAACCGGCACCTGGGTTATCACATCAAACTCAAGCGCTTTTTCCAACGGGTCGAACAGCTCGGCTCAAGTGCCAAGTTTGTGGCCTGGCGCGCCTGGCGCTGA